Proteins found in one Mucilaginibacter gracilis genomic segment:
- a CDS encoding anti-sigma factor: MNDIEEKLWNYIDGHCTAEEEQLISHLIDTNEMYKQMYTELLRLNTEFKAIDLDEPSMAFTYNVMEAIRTEAALKPLKSAVNKHIIWAIGAFFAVSICALLVLMLASINWQQTGHVAINLPQFKMPPIQQYMSNNIMRGFLLFDMVLGLYVLDTYLRKKLNSKQQ, from the coding sequence ATGAATGATATAGAAGAAAAACTTTGGAACTATATTGATGGCCACTGTACTGCCGAAGAGGAACAGCTTATTAGCCATTTAATAGATACTAACGAGATGTACAAACAAATGTACACCGAGCTGTTGCGGCTTAATACCGAATTTAAAGCAATTGATTTGGACGAGCCATCTATGGCCTTTACCTACAATGTTATGGAGGCCATCCGTACCGAGGCCGCTTTAAAGCCATTAAAATCTGCAGTAAACAAACATATTATATGGGCTATAGGTGCCTTTTTTGCAGTAAGTATTTGCGCATTGTTAGTTTTAATGTTAGCCAGTATTAACTGGCAGCAAACGGGCCACGTAGCCATTAATTTACCCCAGTTTAAAATGCCGCCAATACAGCAATACATGAGCAATAATATAATGCGTGGCTTTTTATTGTTTGATATGGTATTGGGCCTGTATGTTTTGGATACATATTTGCGCAAAAAACTGAACAGTAAACAGCAGTAA
- a CDS encoding SDR family oxidoreductase — MLKDDALQGKTIIVTGGGTGLGKAMATYFLKLGANLVITSRKLEVLQKTATEMEAETGGKVLAIACDVRNYDEVEAMLKQSIEKFGRVNVLLNNAAGNFISPTERLSANAFSTVIDIVLKGSANCSLALGKYWIKEKIAGTTLNIVTTYAFTGSAYVVPSACAKGGVLAMTRSLAVEWGRHGIRTNAIAPGPFPTKGAWERLLPGDMAAKFDFKNRVPLKRVGEHQELANLAAFLVSDFSGYINGEVITIDGGEWLQGAGQFSALEMVSNEMWDGIEKLTRGAKGS, encoded by the coding sequence ATGTTAAAAGACGATGCATTACAAGGGAAAACAATTATAGTAACCGGTGGCGGCACCGGGTTAGGTAAAGCTATGGCAACCTACTTTTTAAAGCTTGGCGCCAACCTGGTTATCACCAGCCGAAAGCTGGAGGTACTGCAAAAAACCGCCACCGAAATGGAAGCCGAAACAGGGGGCAAGGTGTTAGCCATAGCCTGCGATGTGCGCAATTACGACGAAGTGGAGGCCATGCTCAAACAATCGATAGAAAAATTTGGGCGGGTTAATGTATTACTTAATAACGCGGCAGGTAACTTCATATCCCCTACCGAAAGGTTATCGGCAAATGCGTTTTCAACAGTTATTGATATTGTGCTTAAAGGCTCGGCCAATTGCTCGCTGGCATTGGGTAAATATTGGATAAAAGAAAAAATTGCCGGTACTACATTAAATATAGTTACTACTTACGCATTTACCGGCTCGGCCTATGTGGTGCCATCGGCTTGCGCCAAAGGAGGTGTACTGGCCATGACGCGGTCTTTAGCTGTGGAATGGGGAAGGCACGGCATTCGCACCAATGCCATTGCACCCGGGCCTTTCCCTACAAAGGGAGCCTGGGAGCGTTTACTACCCGGCGATATGGCGGCTAAGTTTGATTTTAAAAACCGTGTGCCATTAAAGCGCGTAGGCGAACACCAGGAGCTGGCAAACCTTGCTGCATTTTTAGTTTCGGATTTTTCGGGATATATCAATGGCGAAGTGATTACTATTGACGGAGGTGAGTGGCTGCAAGGTGCTGGTCAGTTTAGTGCCCTTGAGATGGTGAGCAACGAAATGTGGGACGGCATTGAAAAACTAACCCGCGGCGCTAAGGGAAGTTAA
- the pafA gene encoding alkaline phosphatase PafA — protein MKLKCLSIALLALTTLAASAQTKKTAIAATTAVPRPKLVVGIVVDQMRWDYLYRYYSRYQSNGFKRLLNEGFSCDNTNLDYIPTVTAAGHTCIYTGTVPAIHGIAGNDFIIQATGQSMYCTEDATVKTVGSTSVAGQMSPRNLLTTTVTDELRLATNFKAKVIGISLKDRGGILPAGHSANAAYWFDDATGNWITSTYYMNSLPAWVNNFNQQKNAEKYLKQDWNTLYPVNTYDQSTEDNSPRYEGKPKGADAPTMPVKTSAMYAKDYGAIRTTPYGNSITLDLAKEAIENEKLGKNTVTDFLALSLSSTDYIGHQYGINAVETEDTYLRLDRDLASFFTYLDNTVGKGNYTVFLTADHGAAHNPTFLTDHNIPAGMWNEAAAKNELNKQLLGKYKADSLVLSLMNYQVNFNYSAINRLHLDETELKNDCIKYLEKQPAIAFAVDMKKAADASIPVALRTRIVNGYNADRSGSVQIVLKPGWFSGHGSTGTTHGTWNPYDTHIPLVFMGWGIPHGHTNASIHMTDIAPTVAALLHIQTPNGTIGLPIVEIVR, from the coding sequence ATGAAACTAAAATGCCTCTCCATTGCCTTATTGGCCTTAACAACATTAGCCGCATCGGCTCAAACTAAAAAAACTGCAATTGCTGCTACCACTGCTGTTCCGCGCCCTAAACTGGTTGTGGGTATTGTGGTAGATCAAATGCGTTGGGATTATCTGTATCGCTATTACAGCCGCTACCAAAGCAATGGCTTTAAACGTTTACTAAACGAAGGCTTTAGCTGCGATAATACTAATCTGGATTATATCCCTACCGTTACTGCAGCCGGGCATACGTGTATTTACACAGGCACCGTTCCGGCTATACATGGCATCGCCGGTAACGATTTTATTATTCAGGCAACAGGGCAATCAATGTATTGCACCGAAGATGCTACCGTAAAAACGGTGGGCAGTACGTCGGTAGCTGGCCAAATGTCGCCACGTAATTTACTAACCACCACCGTAACAGACGAGTTGCGCCTGGCAACAAACTTTAAAGCCAAAGTAATAGGCATATCACTTAAAGACCGTGGCGGTATTTTACCTGCAGGCCACAGTGCTAATGCCGCTTATTGGTTTGACGACGCAACCGGTAACTGGATAACCAGCACCTATTACATGAATAGCCTGCCGGCATGGGTAAATAATTTTAACCAGCAAAAAAATGCTGAAAAGTATTTGAAGCAAGATTGGAACACCTTATACCCGGTTAACACTTACGACCAAAGTACCGAAGACAACAGCCCTCGTTACGAAGGCAAGCCCAAAGGTGCCGATGCGCCAACCATGCCCGTAAAAACTTCGGCAATGTATGCTAAAGATTACGGCGCTATACGTACTACGCCCTATGGCAACTCCATCACGTTAGATTTAGCTAAGGAAGCCATTGAAAATGAAAAATTAGGAAAAAATACCGTTACCGACTTTTTAGCCCTAAGCTTATCATCAACAGATTATATTGGCCACCAATATGGTATTAACGCCGTTGAAACCGAAGATACCTATTTGCGCCTGGACCGCGATTTAGCCAGCTTTTTTACATACCTGGATAATACAGTTGGTAAAGGAAACTATACCGTGTTTTTAACCGCCGACCACGGCGCGGCACACAATCCAACTTTTTTAACCGACCATAATATCCCTGCCGGGATGTGGAACGAGGCAGCCGCAAAAAACGAATTGAATAAACAATTGTTAGGCAAATACAAGGCCGATTCGTTAGTGCTAAGTTTAATGAATTACCAGGTTAATTTTAACTATAGCGCAATCAATCGCTTACATCTGGATGAAACCGAATTAAAAAACGACTGTATAAAATACCTGGAAAAACAGCCTGCTATTGCTTTTGCTGTCGACATGAAAAAGGCTGCCGATGCATCTATACCGGTTGCCCTGCGCACCCGGATTGTTAACGGCTACAATGCCGACAGAAGCGGGTCGGTTCAAATTGTTTTAAAACCCGGATGGTTCTCGGGCCATGGCAGCACCGGCACAACGCACGGCACCTGGAACCCCTATGATACCCACATCCCCCTGGTTTTTATGGGCTGGGGAATTCCGCATGGCCATACCAATGCATCAATCCACATGACGGATATAGCACCTACGGTAGCCGCCTTACTACATATTCAAACACCTAACGGCACCATTGGCTTGCCTATAGTTGAGATAGTAAGATAA
- a CDS encoding RNA polymerase sigma factor, protein MQSKLTDIELIDLALAGNQAAYADLVKRHQRFVFTLALRFAKGREDAEEITQDCFIKAYRSLAQFQGQSKFSTWLYSIVYTTAMTFLRKKRVSTTSIDNEDAGIQLENRPSAFEANTAESKSRSFYVNQAIEQLLPDDAMIITLFYKAEQSLEEIAQAMNMEANTVKVKLFRARQRLKEKLEHNLKHEARELI, encoded by the coding sequence ATGCAATCAAAGCTTACAGATATCGAACTGATAGACCTTGCCCTGGCAGGTAACCAGGCAGCCTATGCCGACCTGGTTAAACGGCACCAGCGTTTTGTGTTTACCCTGGCATTGCGTTTTGCCAAAGGCCGCGAAGATGCCGAAGAAATTACGCAAGATTGTTTTATAAAGGCATACCGGTCGTTAGCCCAGTTTCAGGGTCAGTCAAAATTCAGTACCTGGCTGTATAGTATTGTATATACAACCGCCATGACGTTTTTGCGTAAGAAACGGGTAAGCACCACATCAATTGATAACGAGGATGCCGGCATCCAACTAGAAAACCGCCCGTCGGCATTTGAGGCCAATACAGCCGAGAGCAAGTCGCGGTCGTTTTATGTAAACCAGGCCATTGAGCAATTATTGCCCGATGATGCCATGATAATAACCTTGTTTTACAAGGCAGAACAATCGTTAGAAGAAATTGCACAGGCCATGAATATGGAGGCCAATACCGTTAAAGTTAAACTATTTAGAGCGCGCCAGCGTTTGAAAGAAAAGCTGGAGCATAACCTGAAACACGAAGCGAGGGAATTGATATGA
- a CDS encoding RNA polymerase sigma factor — protein MTNNPAQNIVEAVKDYGKGLFSFIRGRVKTEEDAEDVLQDVWYQLSNVVDIDEIEQMSGWLYRVARNKIIDRYRKKTPEALDDMGFEDEEGEFNFNEILIADDDDPETIYIKELFWQELFTTLDELPENQRQVFVWNELEDKTLQQIADETGEKLKTIISRKGYAVKFLRSRLQALYNEFLNY, from the coding sequence ATGACAAATAATCCGGCACAAAACATTGTAGAAGCTGTAAAAGACTATGGCAAAGGTCTGTTCAGCTTTATACGTGGCCGGGTAAAAACCGAAGAAGATGCTGAAGACGTTTTGCAGGATGTTTGGTACCAGCTAAGTAATGTTGTTGATATTGATGAGATAGAACAAATGAGCGGCTGGCTATACCGCGTGGCCCGCAATAAAATTATTGACCGCTATAGAAAAAAAACTCCCGAAGCGCTTGACGATATGGGTTTTGAAGACGAAGAAGGCGAGTTTAATTTTAACGAGATATTAATAGCCGACGATGACGACCCCGAAACTATTTACATTAAGGAACTTTTTTGGCAGGAATTATTTACAACCCTTGACGAATTGCCCGAAAACCAGCGCCAGGTTTTTGTTTGGAACGAACTGGAAGATAAAACACTGCAACAAATTGCCGATGAAACCGGCGAAAAACTAAAAACCATCATATCACGTAAGGGTTACGCCGTAAAATTTTTACGCAGCCGCCTACAGGCATTATATAACGAATTTTTAAATTATTAA
- a CDS encoding ATP-dependent Clp protease adaptor ClpS, which produces MSTQVEEQTLTLEEVLAGLKELHRLILWNDDVNSFDHVIYCMMKYLDYTESQAEKIAWKVHNEGKCAVLEGSFTEMEIYRKILQQEGLTVSVD; this is translated from the coding sequence ATGTCAACCCAGGTAGAAGAGCAAACGCTAACTTTAGAAGAAGTTTTAGCCGGATTAAAAGAATTGCACCGGCTTATTTTGTGGAACGATGACGTTAACAGTTTTGACCATGTAATTTATTGCATGATGAAATACCTTGACTATACCGAATCGCAGGCGGAAAAAATCGCCTGGAAGGTTCATAACGAAGGTAAATGCGCCGTTTTAGAAGGCTCTTTTACCGAAATGGAGATTTACCGTAAAATACTTCAGCAAGAAGGTTTAACCGTTTCGGTAGATTAA
- a CDS encoding RNA recognition motif domain-containing protein, whose amino-acid sequence MNIFVGSLPFKVEESELKEVFEEFGEVTSVKIITDRETGRSKGFGFIEMPDDEAAQKAISEVNGAELYGRTIVVNQAEEKKERPSGGGGYRGGSGGGGGYNRGGNSGGGGGGYNRGGSGGGGYKR is encoded by the coding sequence ATGAACATTTTTGTAGGTAGTCTTCCGTTTAAAGTTGAAGAAAGTGAATTGAAAGAAGTTTTTGAAGAATTTGGTGAAGTTACATCGGTAAAGATTATCACTGACAGAGAAACAGGCAGAAGCAAAGGTTTTGGCTTTATTGAAATGCCTGATGATGAGGCAGCTCAAAAAGCTATTTCGGAAGTAAATGGTGCTGAACTTTATGGCAGAACAATTGTTGTAAACCAGGCTGAAGAGAAAAAAGAGCGTCCATCAGGTGGTGGCGGATACCGTGGCGGTAGCGGCGGCGGTGGTGGTTACAACCGTGGCGGCAATAGCGGTGGCGGTGGTGGTGGCTACAACCGTGGCGGTAGCGGCGGCGGTGGCTATAAAAGATAG
- a CDS encoding acyl-CoA dehydrogenase family protein, giving the protein MDISYHPSTQLQADCIGIIRRTAPLAEQARQLLPQQLELIYQQQWFKMLVPKQYGGLEMDLNQEVRLIEALAWADGSLGWVITLCTGAGWFGGFLDEQFAQQIFADRSVCLAGSGAPTGTATVTSNGYVINGTWKYASGALNTTHFTANCKILEDGQPVLNQHGEPLIQPFVFKKSEVNVIPAWAYIGMVSTGSHSFEVKNVVVPPCRAFKIDAAFTKVSRPLYIYPFHQLAEATLAANLSGMAIHFIDLCRDAFAEKNVSKNLKPEQQAELSSVLLSSISELNLVRESFYMCLDQSWSDFTIANRASQTQNLQNVSLASRALAKKARQIVDELYPYCGLDAARSHSELNRVWRDMHTASQHSLFTFSV; this is encoded by the coding sequence ATGGATATAAGTTACCACCCATCAACTCAATTACAGGCAGACTGCATCGGCATTATTAGGCGCACAGCACCTTTAGCCGAGCAAGCCCGCCAGCTTTTACCCCAACAGTTAGAGCTTATATACCAACAACAATGGTTTAAAATGCTTGTGCCTAAACAATACGGCGGTTTGGAAATGGATTTAAACCAGGAAGTACGCCTGATTGAAGCCTTAGCCTGGGCCGATGGTAGCTTGGGTTGGGTAATTACATTGTGTACAGGTGCGGGTTGGTTCGGTGGGTTTTTGGATGAACAATTTGCCCAGCAAATATTTGCCGACCGTTCGGTTTGCCTTGCCGGAAGTGGTGCGCCAACAGGAACGGCAACTGTAACCAGCAACGGCTATGTAATTAACGGCACCTGGAAATATGCCAGTGGGGCATTAAACACCACGCACTTTACTGCCAACTGCAAAATTTTAGAGGATGGCCAACCGGTATTAAACCAACACGGCGAACCACTTATACAACCCTTTGTATTTAAAAAAAGCGAAGTGAACGTAATACCTGCCTGGGCCTATATAGGCATGGTATCAACAGGTAGCCACAGTTTTGAGGTAAAAAATGTGGTAGTACCGCCATGCCGTGCCTTTAAAATTGATGCTGCTTTTACAAAGGTAAGCCGGCCTTTATATATTTATCCCTTTCATCAACTGGCGGAGGCTACACTGGCGGCTAACCTATCGGGCATGGCTATCCATTTTATTGATTTGTGCAGGGATGCTTTTGCAGAAAAAAATGTAAGTAAAAATTTAAAGCCTGAGCAGCAAGCCGAATTAAGCAGCGTTTTGCTATCATCAATATCTGAGCTTAATTTGGTAAGGGAATCGTTTTACATGTGTCTCGATCAATCATGGTCGGATTTTACAATAGCTAACCGAGCCAGCCAAACTCAAAACCTGCAAAATGTGAGTTTGGCAAGCCGGGCATTGGCAAAAAAAGCCAGGCAAATTGTAGATGAACTGTACCCTTACTGTGGCCTTGATGCGGCCCGCAGCCATTCGGAACTTAACCGTGTTTGGCGCGATATGCATACGGCGAGCCAACATAGCTTGTTCACTTTTTCGGTTTAA
- a CDS encoding TonB-dependent receptor produces the protein MKKLLLAISGLVLPFLAAAQFSVSGKITDAQTGETLPGATITIQNQSQAADSQGIYIIKSLKKGVYTVKVKYVGYEVEQTLIEVAANVTKDFYLSKSTTLAGEVNVNATRASKTAATTFTNLSKKDLEKNNLGQDLPFLLNQTPSAVVTSDAGTGVGYTGIHIRGTDATRTNLTLNGIPLNDAEDQGAYFVDLPDLASSVDNIQIQRGVGTSTNGAGAFGASINMQTNVRRDTGYAELNNSFGSYGTLKNTVSLGSGLVGNHFQFDGRLSRIKSDGYIDRASSDLKSYFLSGAYYGKNTTVQANVFSGYEKTYQAWDGVPEALMGTHRTYNELGLKPNGTFYNNQTDNYTQNYAQVLVGQKISDVLSFNGALHYTKGYGYYEEYKRDQDLTSYGIKPIVAGSTTDLVRRLWLDNDFYGLTYAFDFHPDQDFKGILGGAYNEYKGRHYDNIEWTQQGANVPPDYEYSRNNAKKTDFNIFGKAEQTVGDFKFSVDLQYRHINYSFLGFDRNLNNVQQDVQLDFFNPKAGITYLFSDNSNVYASIAVANHEPNRSDFVNSTPDSRPKSENLKDLEIGYRTKGDNYSFGANGFYMLYKNQLVLTGQLNDVGEAIRSNVDKSYRAGIELEGRVKITSWLNWAGNAAFSANKVQNFNQYLINYYDVSDYTKYKITGKQYGTTDLAYSPGVVAYSEFGFVPVKGGEVALISKFVGKQYLDNTSNINPDGYPTATVNGYPSNRYLDSYFVSNLRLRYNFSTKSIKNIGLTLLVNNVFNKLYSANGATYPDIEGGSVYNYNYYYPQATRNFLASLSLVF, from the coding sequence TTGAAAAAATTATTATTAGCCATTAGTGGCCTTGTGCTGCCTTTTTTGGCCGCGGCCCAGTTTTCCGTATCCGGAAAAATTACAGACGCACAAACCGGCGAAACTTTGCCGGGCGCAACAATTACCATCCAAAACCAAAGCCAGGCTGCCGATTCGCAGGGCATTTACATTATTAAAAGCTTAAAAAAGGGTGTTTACACCGTTAAGGTAAAATATGTGGGTTACGAGGTGGAGCAAACCCTGATTGAAGTAGCAGCCAATGTTACCAAAGATTTTTACCTGAGCAAAAGTACTACCCTTGCCGGCGAGGTAAACGTTAACGCTACCCGGGCATCAAAAACAGCAGCAACAACCTTTACCAATTTAAGTAAAAAGGATTTGGAGAAAAACAATCTCGGTCAGGATTTGCCTTTTTTGCTTAACCAAACCCCGTCTGCCGTTGTCACATCTGATGCAGGTACCGGCGTGGGTTATACAGGAATCCATATTCGTGGCACCGATGCAACACGCACCAACTTAACCCTAAACGGCATCCCGTTAAACGACGCCGAAGACCAGGGCGCGTACTTTGTTGATCTGCCCGATTTGGCCTCTTCTGTTGATAACATACAGATACAGCGCGGCGTAGGTACCTCAACCAACGGCGCAGGTGCCTTTGGTGCCAGTATCAATATGCAAACCAACGTTCGCCGCGATACCGGTTATGCCGAACTCAACAACTCTTTCGGCTCGTATGGTACATTAAAAAATACGGTTAGCTTAGGTTCGGGCCTGGTAGGCAATCACTTTCAATTTGATGGCCGCTTATCGCGGATCAAATCCGACGGTTATATTGATCGTGCCTCGTCTGATTTAAAATCGTACTTCCTGAGCGGTGCCTACTATGGTAAAAATACAACCGTACAAGCCAATGTGTTTTCGGGTTACGAAAAAACCTACCAGGCCTGGGACGGTGTGCCCGAAGCCCTGATGGGTACTCACCGTACCTATAACGAATTGGGCTTAAAGCCGAATGGCACCTTTTATAACAACCAAACCGACAACTATACCCAAAACTATGCGCAGGTACTGGTTGGGCAAAAAATATCGGATGTACTATCATTTAACGGTGCATTGCATTATACCAAAGGCTATGGTTATTACGAAGAATACAAGCGAGACCAGGATTTAACCAGTTATGGTATAAAGCCGATAGTTGCCGGCAGTACAACCGACCTGGTTAGGCGTTTATGGTTAGATAACGATTTTTACGGTTTAACCTACGCCTTCGATTTTCATCCCGATCAGGATTTTAAGGGTATTTTGGGTGGAGCTTATAATGAGTATAAAGGCCGCCATTATGATAACATAGAGTGGACGCAGCAAGGTGCCAATGTACCGCCCGATTACGAATACTCGCGCAACAACGCCAAAAAAACCGATTTCAATATCTTTGGTAAAGCCGAACAAACGGTGGGCGATTTTAAGTTTTCTGTCGATTTGCAATATCGCCATATCAATTATTCTTTCTTAGGTTTCGATCGAAACTTAAATAATGTTCAACAAGATGTTCAGCTTGATTTTTTTAACCCTAAAGCTGGTATAACTTATTTATTTAGCGATAACAGCAATGTTTATGCATCCATCGCGGTAGCCAACCACGAGCCTAACCGGTCGGACTTTGTTAACTCAACACCCGACAGTCGCCCAAAGTCAGAAAATTTGAAAGATCTGGAAATAGGCTATCGCACCAAAGGCGACAATTATAGCTTTGGGGCTAATGGTTTTTACATGCTGTATAAAAACCAGCTGGTACTAACCGGTCAGTTAAATGATGTTGGCGAAGCTATCCGCAGCAATGTTGATAAAAGCTACCGCGCGGGTATTGAGCTTGAGGGCCGCGTAAAAATAACAAGCTGGTTAAACTGGGCCGGTAATGCTGCCTTTAGCGCAAACAAGGTGCAAAACTTTAACCAGTATTTAATAAACTATTACGATGTGAGCGATTACACCAAGTACAAAATAACCGGCAAGCAGTACGGCACAACCGATCTGGCTTATTCGCCGGGCGTAGTAGCCTACAGCGAGTTTGGTTTTGTACCCGTTAAAGGCGGTGAAGTGGCTTTGATAAGCAAGTTTGTTGGCAAACAATATTTGGATAACACATCAAATATTAACCCCGATGGTTACCCAACTGCTACTGTTAATGGTTATCCCTCAAACCGCTACCTCGATTCGTACTTTGTAAGTAATTTACGGTTGAGGTACAACTTCAGCACAAAGTCAATCAAAAATATTGGTTTAACACTTTTGGTGAATAACGTTTTCAATAAGCTTTATTCGGCCAACGGAGCCACTTATCCCGATATTGAAGGTGGTTCGGTTTATAACTATAATTACTACTATCCGCAGGCCACACGTAATTTTTTGGCTTCGCTTAGTTTGGTATTTTAA
- a CDS encoding enoyl-CoA hydratase/isomerase family protein, producing the protein MNTIQVTIKDRLAVIALNRGKSNPMNAEMVKELHTLVHSIDNDDNIGGLIITGKENFFSAGLDLIELYDYNEEQITAFWTDFLALQAKLVSFKKPMVAAISGHSPAGGCVIAICCDYRVMAQGKYIIGLNEIPVGIIVPDSIFHLYSFWLGQRKAYQLLMEGKLLSVDEALQAGLIDEISNPESVISTAEKQIRKYMQLNPVTWSQSKLNLRKHLIAATNADQTETLNQMIKQWWAPETRKALDMIIQNLKTPRSPL; encoded by the coding sequence ATGAACACTATACAGGTAACTATTAAAGACCGGCTGGCCGTTATTGCACTTAACCGTGGCAAATCAAACCCCATGAATGCCGAAATGGTAAAGGAGTTGCACACCCTGGTGCATAGTATTGATAATGACGATAATATTGGTGGCCTCATTATAACCGGGAAAGAAAACTTTTTTTCGGCAGGGTTGGATTTGATAGAACTTTACGATTATAACGAAGAACAGATTACTGCTTTTTGGACGGACTTTTTGGCCCTGCAAGCCAAACTGGTTTCGTTTAAAAAACCTATGGTTGCGGCAATTAGCGGCCACAGCCCGGCAGGCGGTTGCGTAATAGCCATTTGCTGCGATTACCGCGTAATGGCGCAAGGCAAATATATTATTGGCCTAAACGAGATACCCGTAGGCATTATTGTACCCGATAGTATTTTCCATTTGTATTCGTTTTGGCTGGGGCAGCGCAAGGCTTATCAGTTGTTGATGGAAGGCAAGTTGCTAAGTGTTGATGAGGCCTTACAGGCCGGTTTAATTGACGAGATAAGTAACCCCGAGAGCGTAATAAGTACTGCCGAAAAGCAAATACGCAAGTATATGCAGCTAAACCCCGTTACCTGGAGCCAAAGCAAGCTTAACCTGCGCAAGCACCTGATAGCTGCCACCAATGCCGACCAAACCGAAACCCTTAACCAAATGATAAAACAATGGTGGGCTCCCGAAACACGCAAGGCCTTGGATATGATAATTCAGAATTTGAAAACTCCGAGGAGCCCGCTTTAA
- the pnuC gene encoding nicotinamide riboside transporter PnuC, producing MEQIKATTPIEWIAVAMSVAEVLLARINNVWLYPTGIIGTVLGIYLLLNVHLYGESLLNVYYLVMSFYGWYYWLKKKGEPPVKITWSSRTEWVVTLSITFIGWAILYAILNHGFVFWRFNFPPSNVPIWDAFVSSSAWAGMWLLARRKIENWLLLNLSNVFAVPLLFYKHLPLFGFLTIFLFVIGVWGFIDWIKIYNKEKSSVLLAA from the coding sequence ATGGAGCAAATTAAAGCAACCACACCTATTGAGTGGATAGCCGTTGCCATGAGCGTTGCCGAAGTTTTGCTGGCGCGCATTAATAACGTATGGTTATACCCAACCGGTATTATTGGTACCGTGTTGGGTATCTACCTGCTACTAAATGTGCATTTATATGGCGAATCGTTATTGAATGTATATTATTTGGTAATGAGCTTTTACGGCTGGTATTATTGGCTTAAAAAGAAAGGTGAGCCGCCCGTAAAAATTACCTGGAGTAGCCGCACCGAATGGGTAGTTACATTAAGTATTACTTTTATTGGCTGGGCAATTTTGTATGCTATATTAAACCACGGTTTTGTGTTTTGGCGGTTTAACTTTCCGCCGTCAAACGTGCCCATTTGGGATGCCTTTGTATCATCAAGCGCGTGGGCGGGTATGTGGTTGCTTGCCCGCCGTAAAATTGAAAACTGGCTGCTGCTTAATTTGAGTAATGTTTTTGCAGTGCCGCTATTGTTTTATAAGCATTTACCCTTGTTTGGTTTTTTAACCATCTTTTTATTTGTAATAGGCGTATGGGGCTTTATTGATTGGATTAAGATATACAATAAAGAAAAATCGTCAGTTTTACTTGCCGCTTAA
- a CDS encoding thiamine phosphate synthase encodes MKKYVSRFHYLTQDLPGRSHAEQTQMACQAGVNWIQYRCLSKTDEEMIPEIHQVASICDDWGATLILTNHYHLLDKVDAQGVHIEDMDADLAVIREIITDEKTLGASATTIDNLLQLQKQGFADYVGYGPFAHTETKPNNYPLLGYNGYRELEKYPVNIPIIAVGGIQLNGVEHLMQTGITGIAVSGAVNNATDPQAMLKAFYQKTH; translated from the coding sequence ATGAAAAAATACGTTTCTCGCTTTCACTATTTAACTCAGGATTTACCTGGCCGCAGCCATGCCGAGCAAACCCAAATGGCTTGCCAGGCCGGGGTTAACTGGATACAGTACCGCTGCCTGAGTAAAACAGACGAGGAAATGATACCCGAAATACACCAGGTAGCCAGCATTTGCGACGATTGGGGTGCTACCCTCATACTAACCAACCATTACCATTTACTGGATAAGGTTGATGCCCAAGGCGTACATATCGAAGATATGGATGCCGATTTAGCGGTTATCCGCGAAATTATTACCGACGAAAAAACATTGGGCGCATCAGCCACAACAATTGATAACCTACTACAATTGCAAAAGCAAGGCTTTGCCGATTACGTGGGCTACGGCCCCTTTGCCCACACCGAAACCAAGCCTAATAATTACCCGCTGTTGGGCTACAACGGCTACCGCGAATTAGAAAAATATCCTGTAAATATCCCCATCATAGCAGTTGGTGGCATCCAGTTAAACGGTGTTGAACATTTAATGCAAACCGGAATAACAGGCATTGCCGTATCAGGCGCAGTCAATAACGCCACGGACCCGCAAGCGATGTTAAAAGCTTTTTATCAAAAAACTCATTGA